CGACCACCGCTCGGGTGCCGGCGCCGGTTTCATCGGGCTGCGCGAAGGCCAGCACCGGGAAGCCACGGTCAACCAGTGCCATCGGGCCGTGCTTGACCTCGGCCGAGCTGTAGGCTTCGGCGTGCAGGCTGCAGGTTTCCTTGAACTTCAGCGCCGCTTCCTGTGCGGCACCCAGGCCCAGACCGCGGCCGAGCACGAAGAGGTTGGTGGCATCGACCAGGCCTTCGGTCACCGCGCTCCAGTCGCACTGCCAGGCCTCACGCATCGCGTCCGGCAGCAGGTCCAGCGCGGCGCGCAGGCTGCTGTCCTGCTTCCAGTACGCGGCCAGCTGCAGCAGTGCAGCCAACGAGGCCAGGTAGCTCTTGGTCGCCGCCACGCTCTTTTCGGCACCGGCATGCAGCGGAATGACCGTGTCGGCCAGCTGCGCCAGCGGTGAATCCTCGACGTTGACCAGCGCGACCACGCGCGCGCCGGCGGCCTTGGCAGCTTCCGCATTGCGCAGCAGGTCCGGGCTCTTGCCCGACTGCGAAATGACGATGAACAGCGCACCGCGCAGCTGCAGCGGTGCGGCATAGACCGACCCCACCGACGGCGAGGCCGAAGCAACCACCAGGCCCAGCTGGGTTTCCAGCAGGTACTTGCCGTAGGTGGCGGCATGGTCGGAGCTGCCGCGTGCGCAGGTGACCACGAACGGCGGCGGTGCAGCGCGCAGGCTGGCGGCCAGGGTTTCCATGGTGGCGTGGTTGCGCGAGAACTGGCGCGCGACCACGTCGGCCGCTTCAGCGGCCTCGGCAAACATCAGGGTGGCAGTGGGGTCTGACAGCGACATGGCAGGCTCAGGCAGGATCGGAAGGAAGGGGGCGTGCGCCAGCCGGGCGCATCGGCGCGGTCGAACCGCGCACCACCAGCTGCGGCACGAAGCCCTGGTTGTGCAGCGGGGCCGGCGCATCGTCGTAGGCATCGCTGCGCAGTTGTGCGATCAGCAGTCGCGCGGCATGGCGGGCGATGTCTTCGGTGGCCTGCTTGGCGGTGGTCAGCGGCGGCCACGACTGGCGCGAGAACGGGCTGTCCTCGAAACCGGCGATGGACAGGTCGTACGGTACGTTCATGCCGGCCGACTTCGCTGCGGCCAGCACGCCGGCGGCGATTTCGTCGTTGGAACCGAAGATGGCGGTGGGCGGTTCGCGCAGCGCCAGCAGGCGGCGCGCGCCTCGGAAGCCATCGTCGAAGGTGTAGTCGCCCTGCACCACCAGGTGCTTGTCCACGGTCATGCCGTAGTCCTTCAGCGCGGCTTCGTAACCGGCATAGCGCTCGCCCGAGGACCGGTGCGAGATGCCGCCCCAGAGGAAGCCGATGCGCTGGTGGCCCAGCTGGATCAGGTGCTCGGTGATCTCGTAGGCCGCCTCGCGGTCGTCGACGAACACGCAGGCACCGTCAGCCGGATCTTCGGTGGCCGCAATGATGCGCACCAGCTTGATGCCACGCGCGGTCAACGCCTGGATCAGGTCGCGGCGCTCGGACATCGGTGCGGTCAGCACCAGCCCGGCCAGGCGCGAACGCTGCACCCAGTCGGCCAGCTCATCGGCCAGCAGCGGAGAGCTGGAATCGCAGGGATGGATCTGCAGGCCGAAGCCGGTCTCGCGGCAGGCAGCGAGCACGCCGTTCTGCACGCCGATGATGTGGTACGGGTTCGGGTTGTCGTAGACCAGCCCGATCACGAAGGTAGTGCCGCTGCGCAGGTTGCGTGCGGACGGATCGGGCTCGTAATCGAGTTCGGCGATCGCACGCAGCACCCGCGCACGGGTGGCTTGCATCACCGAAGGCTCGTTGTTGATCACCCGCGAGACCGTCTTCAGCGAGACCTTGGCCTTCTCCGCAACGTCCTTGATGGTCGCTCTGCGCATGGGTTTTCCCTGGGGTTGGCTGCCGTCCATCATCGCCGATCAGGCCTTGTCCTGCGGCAGGCCGGCGCGATGGCCGATCACCGAGTAGAACAGGATGTACAGGTAGCACGGCACCATCAGCAGCACGAACACCAGCTGGAAGTCGATGTGCTGCTTGAGCACGGCGAACAGCTGCGGAATGATCGCGCCGCCGGCGATGCCCATCACCAGCAGGGCCGAGCCGGTCTCGGTGAAGCGGCCCAGGCCGCGGATCGCCAGCGGGAAGATGGCCGGCCACATCATGGCGTTGGCAAAGCCCAGCAGCGCCACGAAGGCCACCGAGACGTAGCCGTGCGTAGCCCAGGCGCCCAGGCAGAACACCACGCCCATCACTGCCGAAATGGTCAGGTAGCGCGACTGCGAGACCAGGCCGGGGATCGCCAGCAGGCCGACCACGTAGCCGGCCAACATCGCCCCCAGCGTCAGCGAGGTGAACATCTTGGTCTGGTCCAGCGGCAAGCCGAAACCGTGGCCGTAGGTGCCGATCGCATCACCGGCCATGACTTCCACGCCTACGTAGACGAACAGGCACAGCACGCCCAGCCACAGATGCGGGAACTGGAAGATGCTGCGGCGCTCGGCCGTTCCCGGTGCACCTGACGGCGTTGCATTGGCTTCGGAGGACTTGATCTCCGGCAAAGGCGAGAACAGGACGGCCACCGCCAGCACCACCAGCAGCGCGGCCATCGCCAGGTACGGCGCATGGATCTTGGCGGCGAATTCGTTCAACAACTGCGCCTTGGTGGCTTCATCCGCAGCGGCCACCGTGGCCGAGAGATCACCGATGCCATGCAGCACCAAGGTGCCGATCAGCACCGGCGCCAGGATGCCGGCGATCTTGTTGCAGATGCCCATCAGCGCGATGCGGCGTGCCGCCGTCTCGATCGGGCCGAGGATGGAGATGTAGGGGTTGATCGCGGTCTGCAGCAGGGCCAGGCCGCTGCCGATCACGAACAGGCCGCCGAGCGCGCCCGGGTACCAGCGCTGGGTGGCGAACTCACCGAACAACGCAGCACCACCGGCCATCACCAGCAGGCTCAGGCTCAGGCCCTTCTTCATGCCGGTGCGGCGCAGGATCCATGAGGCCGGCAGGGCGAGGAAGAAGTAGGACAGGTAGAACACCATCAGCACCAGGAAGGCACCGACCTCGCTGAGTTCGAAGGCGAGCTTGACGAAGGTGATCAGCGGGCCGTTGAGCCAGGTGAAGAAGCCGATCAGGAAGAACAACACGCCAACGATGGCGATGGAGGTGGCCACGTTCGGGCGCGCGCTTGCAGCGGGGACGGCGGACATCAGGAGGGCTCCTGCGGCGACGGCCGCAGAACGCGGCGTCGGAGAGTGGCTGGGAACAACGTTGTCACATTCTTTCGGTGGACAACCGCGGTTTGTCAACTTCCATGCACGCCGCCTTCAAGCTCGTGCTGCACTGCGCAAGCCGACTGCAGTGCTCCGCGCTGAATGCGCGGCAGGCCTAGAGCCCCATGCAGCAACGGTTCCCACGTGAAACCCGCACTCACGTCATGTAAACGTTTACTGCCTGCCGCATTCGTTGCGGCGCAGCAACGAAAGTGTCACGAACTCGTTGACATCGTTGTCAGCAGGGTTACAGACTCCGCCCCAATCGCCGCCCCCGATCCCGGGGCCGGCCCCACCTGAAGCAGGAGCCCGCGTGACCGCCAGCCACCCCGCCCCGGCCCATGTCCTGTCCCGCGTCGCGCCCTCGTTCCTGGCCGCGGACGTCGGTGGCACCCATGTGCGCGTGGCCCGGGTCCAGGCCAGCGGTGATGCCGCCCACCCGGTGCAGGTGCTGGAGTACCGCAAGTACCGCAATGCCGACCACGCCGGCCTCAGCGCGATCCTGTCCGACTTCCTCGGCGAAGGCCCGCGGCCCACGCATTGCGTGGTCGCCAGCGCCGGCTATGCCCGCGAGGACGGCACGGTGATCACCGCCAACCTGCCGTGGCCGCTGTCGGCGCGCCAGGTCGAAGCGGACGTCGGCCTGCAGCGGGTCTACATCGTCAACGACTTCGAAGCGGTGGCCTATGCCGCCGCGCAGGTGGACGCCAGCGGCGTGCTGCACCTGTGCGGGCCGGACACCGCCGCGCGTGGCCCGACCCTGGTGGTCGGCCCCGGCACCGGCCTCGGCGCCGCGCTGTGGATCCCCACCGCGCATGGTCCGGTGGTCCTGCCGACCGAAGCCGGCCAGCCGACCCTGGCCGCCAGCACCGAACTTGAAATGGCCATCGTCCGCCACATGCAGCGCGACCGCGCCCACGTGTCGATCGAACATGCGATCTCCGGCCCGGGCCTGATGAACCTGTACCGCGCGGTGTGCGCACTGCAGGGGCAGGCACCGACCCTGGCCAGTCCCGATGCGGTCACCGCCGCCGCCATGGCCGACGCCGATGCGCATGCACGCCAGGCGCTGGATGTGTTCTGCGGCCTGCTCGGCAGCACCGTCGGCGACATGGCGCTGTTCTACGGCGCCCATGGTGGCGTCTACCTGGCCGGCGGCATCCTGCCGCAGATCCGCGAATACCTGCACGCCAGCACCTTCGTCGAACGCTACCTGCAGAAGGGGCCGATGGGCGAAGCGCTGGCACGCATCCCGGTGAAGGTCGTCGAGCACGGCCAGCTGGGCGTGGTCGGCGCTGCCAGCTGGTACCTGCAGCAGTCGGCCGCCTGACACCGCAACAGGCTTCAACGCAATCGCAGCACGCTGTACGTGGCACGCCAACGCACGGGACTTCGCCGCCGCCCCGCGCATGTCATCGCAACCGCAACCG
This portion of the Stenotrophomonas sp. WZN-1 genome encodes:
- a CDS encoding SIS domain-containing protein, with product MSLSDPTATLMFAEAAEAADVVARQFSRNHATMETLAASLRAAPPPFVVTCARGSSDHAATYGKYLLETQLGLVVASASPSVGSVYAAPLQLRGALFIVISQSGKSPDLLRNAEAAKAAGARVVALVNVEDSPLAQLADTVIPLHAGAEKSVAATKSYLASLAALLQLAAYWKQDSSLRAALDLLPDAMREAWQCDWSAVTEGLVDATNLFVLGRGLGLGAAQEAALKFKETCSLHAEAYSSAEVKHGPMALVDRGFPVLAFAQPDETGAGTRAVVEEFTSRGAQVWMAGAGGNLPVAPAPHPLCAPLLTVQSFYRAINALALRRGFNPDLPPHLNKVTETV
- a CDS encoding LacI family DNA-binding transcriptional regulator; the encoded protein is MRRATIKDVAEKAKVSLKTVSRVINNEPSVMQATRARVLRAIAELDYEPDPSARNLRSGTTFVIGLVYDNPNPYHIIGVQNGVLAACRETGFGLQIHPCDSSSPLLADELADWVQRSRLAGLVLTAPMSERRDLIQALTARGIKLVRIIAATEDPADGACVFVDDREAAYEITEHLIQLGHQRIGFLWGGISHRSSGERYAGYEAALKDYGMTVDKHLVVQGDYTFDDGFRGARRLLALREPPTAIFGSNDEIAAGVLAAAKSAGMNVPYDLSIAGFEDSPFSRQSWPPLTTAKQATEDIARHAARLLIAQLRSDAYDDAPAPLHNQGFVPQLVVRGSTAPMRPAGARPLPSDPA
- a CDS encoding sugar MFS transporter, with amino-acid sequence MSAVPAASARPNVATSIAIVGVLFFLIGFFTWLNGPLITFVKLAFELSEVGAFLVLMVFYLSYFFLALPASWILRRTGMKKGLSLSLLVMAGGAALFGEFATQRWYPGALGGLFVIGSGLALLQTAINPYISILGPIETAARRIALMGICNKIAGILAPVLIGTLVLHGIGDLSATVAAADEATKAQLLNEFAAKIHAPYLAMAALLVVLAVAVLFSPLPEIKSSEANATPSGAPGTAERRSIFQFPHLWLGVLCLFVYVGVEVMAGDAIGTYGHGFGLPLDQTKMFTSLTLGAMLAGYVVGLLAIPGLVSQSRYLTISAVMGVVFCLGAWATHGYVSVAFVALLGFANAMMWPAIFPLAIRGLGRFTETGSALLVMGIAGGAIIPQLFAVLKQHIDFQLVFVLLMVPCYLYILFYSVIGHRAGLPQDKA
- a CDS encoding glucokinase family protein, which gives rise to MTASHPAPAHVLSRVAPSFLAADVGGTHVRVARVQASGDAAHPVQVLEYRKYRNADHAGLSAILSDFLGEGPRPTHCVVASAGYAREDGTVITANLPWPLSARQVEADVGLQRVYIVNDFEAVAYAAAQVDASGVLHLCGPDTAARGPTLVVGPGTGLGAALWIPTAHGPVVLPTEAGQPTLAASTELEMAIVRHMQRDRAHVSIEHAISGPGLMNLYRAVCALQGQAPTLASPDAVTAAAMADADAHARQALDVFCGLLGSTVGDMALFYGAHGGVYLAGGILPQIREYLHASTFVERYLQKGPMGEALARIPVKVVEHGQLGVVGAASWYLQQSAA